In the genome of uncultured Celeribacter sp., the window CGATCACGGTGAGCTCACCGGGGTGAAAGGCGCAGGAGACGCTATTGACCGCGACATGGCCGCCAAAGCGGATTGTCAGGTCCTCGGTCACAAGGGAAGGGGAAGTCATCGGCATATATCCGGTGTGATTAGGAAAGGTAAGGGCGGTCACGTGACCAGGCAGAGGCCTGAACGGCAGGCCGCCGAAACGAGGTCTGTCAGGCGGGGCCAGGCGTGTCACGACCGCCCGCTGTGCCCTCTCCCTGTTCGGGAGAGGGCAGGGACATGGCGGGGCTTAGTCCTGATTGTTGCGGCCGATGGGGATGTCCATTTCATCGGCGGGAATGATCCGCACTTTCTCGGGGATCGCCCAGTCGACCGCATCGTCGACCTTGATCTTGAAATGCAACATGTCCTGAAGCGCCTGATGGTCCTCGGGGCGGAAGGTCATCTCACCTTTCGGCGTGTCCCACGACATGCCTTCCATGGTCGCGATCAGCGTGTCGGTCTCGTAATCGGGGGCGTCTTTGAGGGCCTTGACCACGGCGAGAGCTGCGGACATGCCGCCTGCGGTGAAAAAGTCCGGCGGGCTGCCGAAACGCTTCATGTGTTCGTCGACCAGCCACGCGTTGATGTCGTTGTCGAAGGCTTCGTAATAGTAATACACAGCCCCTTCCATGCCCGGAAAACGTTTGTAGGTCGGCAGCACCGGCAAAATATGGCCGCCCATGGAAATCTCGATGCCATAGCGTGAGGGGTCCATCGCCTGAATCTTGCCGGGCGCGTCACCGCCCCCTGCGAAATAGATCAGGATGACCTTGCGGCCTTCCTTGTCCTTGAGCGCGTTGAACAACCGCTCGGCATAGGCGGTGAAATCGGTGGTGCCCTGCGGTGCGTATTCTTCGGACACGACCGTGGCGCCGGACCCGTCCAGAGCGGATTTGAAGGCGGTGATGCCGTCACGGCCAAAGGCGTAATCTTCCGCCAGCGTGGCGACATAGAGGTTTTCGT includes:
- a CDS encoding substrate-binding domain-containing protein, coding for MGMALTTTMTTAVHAQEAIKIALIHGLSGSSFEAFSKQAQTGFEMGLEYGTGGTNEINGRPIELIVKDTQFKPDIARAVLAEAYGDDEVLLAVGATSSGVTVGMLPIAEEYEKILIVEPAVADSLTGPDSNRYVFKTSRNSSMDMQAQALALNPDENLYVATLAEDYAFGRDGITAFKSALDGSGATVVSEEYAPQGTTDFTAYAERLFNALKDKEGRKVILIYFAGGGDAPGKIQAMDPSRYGIEISMGGHILPVLPTYKRFPGMEGAVYYYYEAFDNDINAWLVDEHMKRFGSPPDFFTAGGMSAALAVVKALKDAPDYETDTLIATMEGMSWDTPKGEMTFRPEDHQALQDMLHFKIKVDDAVDWAIPEKVRIIPADEMDIPIGRNNQD